In the genome of Acidobacteriota bacterium, the window CTCGAAGACGAGGTAGTCGGACGATCGGCGAGAGCCCGGCGCGTCCTGCTCCGCGACGACCTGCGCGATGCCCGCGGCGATTGCCGCTCCGAGCGGTTCGGGAACGAGCCCGACCTCCGTCAGCATGACGATGGACGCCTTGTTGATCTGCCCGAGGTGGTGGAAGTCGTCGCGTTCGCCCTGCGCCGCTGCGCCGGCCGGGACGAGGGCGAGTGGGACGATGAACGCGGCGAGGCGGCAGATGCGTGGCATGGCGTCCTCCCTGGGATGCGGAGCGGGTCCGGTCTCGGAGGGATTGTACGCGCGGTCGTGGAGGAGGGAGCCGGCGGTCGGACGGAAGGCCGCGGGGCTCGGCCGGCCGCTCCTTCGCCCGGCGAGGGCCGGCGGGACCGGTAGCGACGCGCCTCAGATGATGTGGCCGGTCCAGCGGCCGGCGATGATCACCCCGGCCCAGAGCGCGAGCGACGCGCCGCCGGCGACGCGCGCGGCCCGGGGCAGTTCGTGCGCGGTGTCCCACGCGTCGATGCCGCGCCAGGTCCAGTAGTGGAAGACGGCCATGTTCACGAAGGCCAGCGGCAGGAGCAGGAACTTGATCTGGAACGCCGGGTTCTCGACGTACGCAGGGGCCCGTGTGGCGAACATGCCGAAGCCGGTGACCGCCGCCACCACGAACGCCGCCCAGGTCCAGGGGAGCAGCTTGCCCGCTATCTGGCTCACCGGGTAACGGAGTGCGGCGACGCCGAGCAGCCGCAGGTCCACCGTCATGATCGAGCCGACCACCAGACCGATGCCGATCACGTGGATCGACTCCAGCAGCGGGAACCACCACGTGAAGCCGATGTGCTGCGAGATGGGGTGGTCCTGCATCCACTGCCAGATCGACGGGTAGGCGGCCAGGTCCTCCCAGACGAACGGGACGGGGAAGGGATCGGTGATGTACTCCGAGTACGCGATCCAGCGCCCGCCGAGCAGTACGCCGATCCAGAGCAGGAGCGACACGGCCGCGATGATCCGGGCCGCGAGCAGCCGTTCGGCGGAATGCTCCCAGTAGCCGTGCTGCTTCCGGTTCATCCGGTAGACGGCGAACGCCAGCCCCACGGCCAGCAGCAGGCACGAGAACTTGAAGGTGGCGACCGGGTTGTAGAAGTAGCGGATGGGCCGCGCGAGGACGAAGATGAGCCCGGTGGCCGCGTTGACGGCCAGGGCGTACCAGGTCCACGGCAGCAGGCGCCGGATCATCTCGCTGACGTTCTGGTTCGGCAGCGCGACGCCCAGGAACTTCAGGTCCACCATCACGATGGAGCCGACCACCGCCGCGATCCCCATGATGTGGAACGACTGGGCGATCGGCGGCAGGCCGGGCACGTTGCCGAGCAGGTACACCATCCACTCGCGGGTCGGGCTCTCGGCTAGAGTCTGGGCCAGGAAGTCGCGCATGGGTCGGTCTTTCGTGGGTGCCGGAATCGGCGGCCGGTCGCGCCATCCTATACTAGCCAGAGCCTGGACGTGGCGAACAACGAATCAGCGTGGAGTATCCGATGCGCACTCAGTTCCTCGTGATTGCCGTTGCATGTGCCCTCGTCGCCGGATGCGGCGCCGAGCCGGAGCTGGAGCCGGCGGCCGCGATTCCGGAGGTCGAGCCCCCGGCGGCGCCGGCCGCGGCGGAGATGTTGCCGGACGTGATCGTCGCCGAGCGCGGCGGGTTCATTCCGGAAGGCGTCGAGTACGACATGATGAACGGGCGTCTGCTGACCGGGTCGCTCACCGAAGGGTCCGTCTTCCGCATTCACGCCGACGGTCGGGTCGAGGCGCTGGTGGAGGACGACGAGCTCGTTTCGTCCGTCGGCATCGAAGCGGACGAGCCGCGGAACCGGCTGCTGGTGGCCAACGCCGACCGTTCGGTCTTCCAGAGCGGGGGCGTCGGTCAGGCGAAGCTCGGCATCTACGAGCTCACCACCGGCGCGCGGGTCGCGATGATCGACTTGGCCGCGACCGTCGACGCCGGCGACGACGCCATGCACTTCGCCAACGACGTGGCGGTCACGGACAACGGCATGGCCTACGTCACGGACACGCGGATGAACGTCATCTACCGCGTCGACGCCGACCATGCGGCCAGCGTGTTCCACCGCTTCGACGACGGCGGGGCCGGTCCCAACGGCATCGTCCATCATCCCGGCGGGTATCTGCTCGTCGCGCGCGGCGCCACGCTGTGGAAGGTGCCGCTCGACGATCCCGGCGCCGCGGCGGAAGTGACCCTGCCCGAGGAGGTGCCGGGTCAGGACGGCATGGTGTGGACGGCGGGCCGCCTCGCCATCGTCAGCAACTCGGCGAACCGCGTGGTGGCGCTGACGAGCGACGACGATTGGGCCACCGCCAGCGTAGCCGGCGTGGCCAGCTACGAGGAGCAGGCGACGACTGCCGCCGTAGTCGGCGACGACGTCTACGTGGTGCATCCGCACTTCGGCGACGAGGATCCGCCGAGCTTCGAGCGCGTCACGTTCGAATAGCGGGCTCGTCGCCGCCGCGTCACGTGTGGTTTCGCACGTTCGTTCGATTCATGCATGGAGGGATGTCATGAAGCGCGTTCTGGTTCTCGGTACGGTCATCGTGGTCGGCGGGCTGTCGGCGGTCGTCAGCTCGGAACAGCAGTTGTCGCAGGCGGCGCTCGACGCCACGGTCATCGAGCACGTCAGGGACAACCTGTACGTCATCACAGGCTCGAGCCCGCTCGACCGAGCGGCGTTCAGCGGGGGCAACACCGGCGTCTACATCGGCGAGGAGGGCATCACGCTGGTCGACACCAAGCTGCCCGGCTGGGGTCAGGCCCTGATGGATCGCATTCGCACGGTCAGCGACAAGCCGGTCACGACGATCATCAACACGCATACTCACGGCGACCACGTCGGGAGCAACGCGTTCTTCCCCGAGTCGGTGCAGATCGTCGTGCAGGAGAACACCGAAGCGAACATGGTCCGGCTCGGCATGTTCGAGGGCGACACCGCGCACGGGATGCCGGACACGACCTACACGGACCGGCTGACCCTGGGTTCCGGGGCCGACCGCATCGAGCTCTACCACTTCGGACCCGGTCACACCAATGGCGACACGTTCATCCTCTATCCGGGGCTGCGGGTGCTGCAGATGGGCGACATGTTCCCGTGGCGGGACGCGCCGTTCCTCGATCGGAGCAACGGCGGCAGCGGTGTCTCGTTCCCCGCGACGCTCCAGGCGCTGATCGACAACGTGGACGGCTACGACACCGTCGTCCCGGGCCACATCCCGGTGACCACGCCGGAGTCGCTCCAGGAGTACCAGCGCTTCACCGCCGACCTGCTGGCGGCCGTGCGCGGGGCCATCGAGGCGGGGCAGAGCGCAGAGGAGGCCGCCGCCTCGATCGACCTGACCGGGCAGTACGAGGGTTATCGCACCGAGCGGATGGCCGCGGCCATCGCGGCGATCTACGAAGAACTCGGGCAGTAGGAAGGTCGTAGTGAACGCCGGCCGGCCGGGTCCTTACCCGCCGGTCGGCTTCGCTCCAGCGTCACCACGTCGCTGGTGTCTTCGCAACCTGGGCGTAGAGAGCACGTGCGGCTGACAGCGCAGCAAGCCGTCGCAGCTTCGCCGCAGGTTCGTCAGTCCGGCGACTCCGGCAGCGCGAACGCGATGTACTCGGAGCCGGACGGCGGCCCCATGCGGCCGCCGCCGGCCGCGATCACCACGAACTGCCGGCCGTCCACGGCATAGACCGCCGGGGTCGAGAAGCCGGCGGCCGGCAGGTCGGCCTGCCACAGCTCATCGCCGTTCCGGGTGGCGTGCGCGCGGATCCTGCGGTCCGGCGTCGCCGCGATGAAGATCAATCCTGACGCCGTCACCACCGGTCCGCCGTAGCTCTCCGAGCCCAGACCCTGTCCGACGGTCTGCGGGTAGTCGCCGAAGGGCACCTGCCAGTCGAAATCGCCGGTCGCCAGATCCACCGACGTCAGCGTTCCCCAGGGCGTCCGGTTGCCCGGCAGGCCGTCCTGATCCCGCAGCCAGGTGTAGCCGCCGAAAGCGTAGTCCACCTCGGTCGACGGCGGCAGGTCCTCTTCTTCCTCCGGGTTCCGGATGTAGCGGATAGCGGCGCGGATCTCGATCTCGTCCAGGTGGGCGAAGCCGGTCATCCGCCCCCGCCCGCTGCGCACCACGGCGTTGATCTCCCGCGCGGTCAACCGTTCGTCGATGTCGATCAGGCTGGGGCCGACCGCGTTCCCCGCGCGATCGGCGCCGTGGCAGGTGCCGCAGTGCTCGGCGTAGACAGCGGGCGCGCTGAAGCCGACCGGCACCTCGTAGAGCTGCAGGATGGCGCCGATCTCCGACGAATTGACGATCAGCCGGTTCGTGGCCGGGTCGAACGCCGAGCCGCCCCATTCCTGGCCGCCGTCGTAGCCCGGGTACATCATCGTTCCCTGCAGGCTGGGCGGCGCCCAGGGACGCTGATCGAGACGGTCCCAGATGGCGCTCACGAAGTC includes:
- a CDS encoding MBL fold metallo-hydrolase; its protein translation is MKRVLVLGTVIVVGGLSAVVSSEQQLSQAALDATVIEHVRDNLYVITGSSPLDRAAFSGGNTGVYIGEEGITLVDTKLPGWGQALMDRIRTVSDKPVTTIINTHTHGDHVGSNAFFPESVQIVVQENTEANMVRLGMFEGDTAHGMPDTTYTDRLTLGSGADRIELYHFGPGHTNGDTFILYPGLRVLQMGDMFPWRDAPFLDRSNGGSGVSFPATLQALIDNVDGYDTVVPGHIPVTTPESLQEYQRFTADLLAAVRGAIEAGQSAEEAAASIDLTGQYEGYRTERMAAAIAAIYEELGQ
- a CDS encoding SMP-30/gluconolactonase/LRE family protein, which translates into the protein MRTQFLVIAVACALVAGCGAEPELEPAAAIPEVEPPAAPAAAEMLPDVIVAERGGFIPEGVEYDMMNGRLLTGSLTEGSVFRIHADGRVEALVEDDELVSSVGIEADEPRNRLLVANADRSVFQSGGVGQAKLGIYELTTGARVAMIDLAATVDAGDDAMHFANDVAVTDNGMAYVTDTRMNVIYRVDADHAASVFHRFDDGGAGPNGIVHHPGGYLLVARGATLWKVPLDDPGAAAEVTLPEEVPGQDGMVWTAGRLAIVSNSANRVVALTSDDDWATASVAGVASYEEQATTAAVVGDDVYVVHPHFGDEDPPSFERVTFE